A portion of the Candidatus Dormiibacterota bacterium genome contains these proteins:
- a CDS encoding YebC/PmpR family DNA-binding transcriptional regulator, translating into MSGHSKWHTIKHKKGAADAKRGRVFTKLIKEITVAARVGGGDPEGNPRLRTVVLAAKAANMPKDNIEKAIKKGTGELPGVSYEEVSYEGYGPGGVAVYLQTLTDNRNRTLPEIRHLFSKFGGNLGESNCVSWMFEKKGYIVIPKDKASEEALLEVVLDAGGDDVRDDGGNWEVLSPPERLHAVNEALSGKGIPATSAEISMVPKNTVKIEGKKAQQLLSMMEALEEHEDVQNVWANFDIDEAEITEQRAAS; encoded by the coding sequence ATGTCCGGGCATTCGAAGTGGCACACCATCAAGCACAAGAAGGGGGCGGCCGATGCCAAGCGTGGCCGCGTCTTCACAAAACTGATCAAGGAGATCACCGTGGCGGCGCGCGTCGGTGGCGGCGACCCGGAGGGGAATCCGCGCCTGCGCACCGTCGTCCTCGCGGCGAAGGCCGCCAACATGCCGAAGGACAATATCGAAAAGGCCATCAAGAAGGGGACCGGTGAGCTCCCGGGCGTTTCGTACGAGGAGGTCTCGTACGAAGGATACGGTCCCGGCGGCGTCGCAGTCTATCTACAAACCCTGACCGACAACCGCAACCGGACGCTTCCCGAGATTCGTCACCTGTTTTCCAAGTTCGGTGGAAACCTCGGGGAGAGCAACTGCGTCTCGTGGATGTTCGAAAAGAAGGGCTACATCGTCATCCCCAAGGACAAGGCATCCGAGGAAGCCCTTCTCGAGGTCGTCCTGGACGCGGGGGGGGACGACGTCCGGGACGACGGCGGGAACTGGGAGGTTCTGTCTCCGCCCGAACGGTTGCATGCCGTCAACGAGGCGCTGTCCGGGAAGGGGATCCCGGCGACGTCCGCCGAGATCTCCATGGTCCCGAAGAATACGGTCAAGATCGAAGGCAAGAAGGCCCAGCAGCTGCTCTCGATGATGGAAGCCCTCGAGGAGCACGAAGACGTCCAGAATGTCTGGGCGAACTTCGACATCGACGAGGCGGAGATCACCGAGCAGCGGGCAGCATCCTGA
- the ruvC gene encoding crossover junction endodeoxyribonuclease RuvC has product MLILGIDPGSVVTGYGVVESGTGSLRALAHGAIIPPPELCFLDRLPYIAAAIEELVHRVAPDGAAVEDAFHARNSRVALKLGCVRGVAILPIMKARVPVYEYAPRLVKKAVTGSGAADKDQVRRMVRLLLGLGAAPLILDASDALAVAICHAHALPFHRIRESAAQA; this is encoded by the coding sequence ATGCTCATTCTTGGCATCGATCCCGGATCCGTCGTGACGGGCTACGGGGTCGTCGAGAGCGGCACAGGAAGCCTGCGGGCCTTGGCGCACGGCGCGATCATCCCACCCCCTGAACTTTGCTTCCTCGATCGTCTGCCGTACATCGCCGCCGCCATCGAGGAGCTGGTCCACAGGGTCGCACCGGACGGGGCGGCCGTCGAGGACGCATTTCACGCCCGCAACAGCCGGGTGGCCCTCAAGCTGGGGTGCGTCCGGGGAGTCGCAATCCTGCCGATCATGAAGGCCCGCGTGCCGGTCTACGAATACGCGCCCCGGCTGGTCAAGAAGGCCGTGACCGGAAGCGGTGCTGCGGACAAGGACCAGGTTCGCCGGATGGTCCGGCTCCTTCTGGGACTCGGCGCGGCGCCCCTCATCCTGGACGCATCCGACGCTCTGGCGGTCGCCATCTGCCACGCGCATGCCCTGCCCTTCCATCGAATCCGGGAAAGCGCCGCGCAAGCCTGA